The genomic segment NNNNNNNNNNNNNNNNNNNNNNNNNNNNNNNNNNNNNNNNNNNNNNNNNNNNNNNNNNNNNNNNNNNNNNNNNNNNNNNNNNNNNNNNNNNNNNNNNNNNNNNNNNNNNNNNNNNNNNNNNNNNNNNNNNNNNNNNNNNNNNNNNNNNNNNNNNNNNNNNNNNNNNNNNNNNNNNNNNNNNNNNNNNNNNNNNNNNNNNNNNNNNNNNNNNNNNNNNNNNNNNNNNNNNNNNNNNNNNNNNNNNNNNNNNNNNNNNNNNNNNNNNNNNNNNNNNNNNNNNNNNNNNNNNNNNNNNNNNNNNNNNNNNNNNNNNNNNNNNNNNNNNNNNNNNNNNNNNNNNNNNNNNNNNNNNNNNNNNNNNNNNNNNNNNNNNNNNNNNNNNNNNNNNNNNNNNNNNNNNNNNNNNNNNNNNNNNNNNNNNNNNNNNNNNNNNNNNNNNNNNNNNNNNNNNNNNNNNNNNNNNNNNNNNNNNNNNNNNNNNNNNNNNNNNNNNNNNNNNNNNNNNNNNNNNNNNNNNNNNNNNNNNNNNNNNNNNNNNNNNNNNNNNNNNNNNNNNNNNNNNNNNNNNNNNNNNNNNNNNNNNNNNNNNNNNNNNNNNNNNNNNNNNNNNNNNNNNNNNNNNNNNNNNNNNNNNNNNNNNNNNNNNNNNNNNNNNNNNNNNNNNNNNNNNNNNNNNNNNNNNNNNNNNNNNNNNNNNNNNNNctcctgatatattgttacaatatcagttgaaaaatattaaaaatacattggcacaatttttttttataagcatttaaagatcaaattttgacaaaatttattaaattttaatttgaaaaattattttgtagttaaaaatttataaaatgttcaatttttgtatctaagaattgaaaatttaaaacaagattccacgtaagtaattaattctgttaccaaaaaatctaaaaaatacatttacgcagtttatttttatagtcattttaagtacaaatttggacgaaattacatattaaaaacctaggataactattttagttattttgttgtgattgtataatattattcgtgggtacttgaaacttctaaagtatactattatatatctatgatagtacctaccacggttttttgttgatgtataacgcgttataagtacctaataaatattatgatatgattaatttggaatttattataggtacctaatataatattatgtcttatacctagactaacataccgtctccgctcagaatcgtttttcttatacaatgatattatatcattgaattcaaatttaataccatccattatacagtgacccacttgtaacctactgtacagcagagcgaaatccacttacccaccttttttagttttttttttctataaatatcaataaaaatttatttgttgggtaaaaaagcatgaaaatgtaatgtaaggctcctgatatattgttacaatatcagttgaaaaatattgaaaatacataggcacaatttttttttttataagcatttaaagttcgaattttgacaaaatatataaaatttaaaatttaataattacttttagttaaaaatgtataaaatgttcaaattttatatctgaggattaaaaatttaaaacaaggtttcaagtaaataggttatatatataaattactttattcacaataatatcatcaaatatacttagtaatatcatagactgactgaccgttttcgaccagaatcgtttttctaatacaatgatatatcattgaattcaaatttaacaccattaaTTAcgatgacccacttgtaacctactgtacaacagagcgacatccacttacccaccttttttatatattttttattttttattttttcatttttgtgtcGGTCATCACGGTtcggggcagtaaaactgcttcgattttcttcaacagtaacttgtttgatgggaaagtgaatctagttggtgcattcgggaggtcaaatttgaaatttccataGTTTCAaagcttatatttatttttattataatttgcaatatttttattttaaacttaattttcgGCTATTCACAGAGGAATTATTGTTGAATTTGTCAATGACTTCTACTATAttgataattcttttttttttcaatttgtaatgTACCAAGATTACTTAATCGTTCTTGACCCATTGTGTTTCTCAGATAAGTTTTAAGTCTTTTTAGACATGAAAATGATCTTTCACAGCTGGTAGTATTGTAATACACAGTGGGTATAGTaagaaatataagaataatttatgttaaaatcggAAATCCATTTTGAAAATCATCATTcttaataaattctattttctTTACCATAATAGTAGTTGCTCTAAAGAGTTACGTTTGCAACAcctgaaaattgtttttacctCAACGCTCAAACCTCAATTACACCACTGTGTctctctttatattattattatctgtatggatcaaactacaatataatagtataatacctatattatattattattatattattatatcgcactATCGCAGTAATACGTATAGGATACTATTCTATATCTTGCTGTTCACGCCTAGACGACAACTAAAAACGCATACGCATCAGTAAAATGTagtcgaataatattatttacagtaagAACGTCATATATcgtgcgtgtttttttttttacatcctgtatacaaaatgtctatcGGTGCCtcgatttcaacatatcgtATCtcatattttagcaaattggatcaacaTACTTTAGATAGGTcctttttcgattttcttaataactatttaatgccacaggaaaaaccactgacaaattacgaaaaaccactaaaaatgggatattaattttaacgtattgtttatcagtttatcaccatagaaacgaataaaaataaaaataaaaagtgggtaagtggatgtcgctctgctgtacagtaggttacaagtgggtcactgtaatgtatggtgttaaatttgaattcaatgatataatatcattgtacgtataagaaaaacgattatgagcgaaaacggtcagtcagcctatgatattactaagtatattatttgatggtattattgtgtataaagtaatttatatataacctatttacgtggaaccttgttttaaatttttaatccttaggtttttgaaaaaggtagacaaacttatgaggaatcatttttacgtattttgtcaatatttgaactttagatgcttaaaaaaaaaaaattgtgactggatttttaatttttttcatctgcctttgaaacaatatattaggagttaTTAGTTATTCTACTAAagtttcaagctttttaaccaataaataaaattttattgatatttatagaaaaaaaaaaataaaaaaaatggaaactgaaaatgtctgtataCAGCTTAATATTGGAAAATTTTGTGGTGTGTagaatatgctaatataaacattcagttaaaatgtcatgtacctacggtcactTATTTTAGAGTGGCacgaaaaaccaaaattgattttctcgaaaacagattttgcgcaAAAATAcccgtttttcctaatttttttttcacgtcacttttgaaaactactgggaaatttttacttttacttttacaaTTGTATAAGTCATACGCAATGTGGTTGTGATCCCACGagacttaattttttaaataggtaattttgttttctgtaaaaatattttccacttTTACGAAGCGAATTTTCTGTATAATTAGGTAGACAGgtacttagtagttagtacttTTAACTttactatagatatttttaacaattatataaaagaaaatgttacaattaaaattttgtttaaaggGTGTGTGGAGATTGAAAGACTTTCGAGGGAGCTAAGGCCTCTTCTAATTTCTAGCTATTTGTTTCTGACACTTAATTagagtcaaattattaaaatcacgcCGAGTCGAAGGACGATCCGACGATATGTAGTTTTGGTCCAATACACATTTGAAAATGTGTTTCATGTTTTGGAAACAAGCGGCAATATTTTACAATTCCCTTGACATTTCCATTTTGATAACACACGCTCGCCGACGAACTTACTGATAATACGAGTTCCGAACTTCTGATTGTgaacattatcaaaatattgataGAAGAATAATTTCaagttatgatatttattatgtattctcTTATTTTATatgcctattaattattattgttgcactGTTGTGCGTTTGAGTTCATTATCGCTTAGCTACTCGAGTTCCTGGTCACGTTCATATGAACGTAGTGCGATCGTTGTAAACgccacataaatatattatcatcatggacaaaatattgtacatcgtCTCGGCGACGCATTTGATTCTCTGCCCGTTCACCAAAGTCGAAGAGAGTTTCAACATACAAGCAATGCACGACATTTTGTACTCTAGGACTAATTTATCTCAGGTGTGTGTAGACAAAGTTTTATTGACGATAAATCTGTTGCGTTATTTGCGGTGGGAATGTTGGGATTTCCAAATCTCATTAACTGTGAAGTTGCCAAGCCTAGAACCGTTTTTTGGGTTAcctatttaagatattttgatATACAATTAGAAATATCCATATcctttgtacctatattaatttaactatcttTTCAATCTTTtatgaacttatttttttaatgacattagaaagttaggtaatatttacattttaaaatgtttaatatttctacatattatattgaatattttcttaaaataaaaacaatctgaTTTAAATAcagaagaaaatttaaattaaaaataattttctgtctatatatatgatattggtACCcacaattgtataaattatgaaggttaattatctaattaaaaaaaaaaaatcaagttaacAATTTACGTAGGTGAACTTACTGATGTTAATGTTAATATTCTTGGTTATAGAAGAATCACTTCAATtcccgtattatattatattgccctGAATTTACTAATTTCCCtacaataagttataaatacaaaataaacttgatcaaaatttcaacttgaGTTATAACTTTTCTATtatgaaactaaaattatattttttgttcagtgtttattttggttttgtattataacaacttatatatatatttatatatgtacacataatattttattatattatataatagtaaatctatgttattaaacaattctattatttatattagttatacatcattttttttcagtatgaTCATTTAGAATTTCCTGGTGTTGTACCAAGAACATTTTTGGGTCCACTGTTCATATCAACGTTGTCATTTCCATTTGTCTCTGTTCTTCAATATCTTCATTTCAACAAAATGATTAGCCAATTATTAGGTAAAATtggtatactattaattattatttatatattatattttaaaattaattaatattttaatttacagttcGTGCAGTGTTAAGTGTTGTAGTAGTTACAAGTAtcaaatactttattaaaagtATTGCAAAGGTATTTGGAAATGGCGTTGGAAACTGGTTTATAATCTTAACAGCGTCACAGTatcatttaatgttttattcaagTCGTCCACTCCCTAATATCATGGCATTTCCTTTAGGTCAGTATTTACTAGGTAAAAGTTAAATATCTATATGATATCTATATACAGTATTGTAAAGACTTACATAATACAGTACTGCAgcttacaaaacataattacaattattataatataatgtatatgagtATTATGTTGGaatgttaataatgtaaaaaagcTCTGAGAATTATAAACTGTAGTACTATTTTAAATGACTTATTATCAAGGCCCAGGAAATTCTagcatatgtatataaattaatgtttttttttttaaattttattttccatatgtCCCAATTCTTAGTGCTATTTATAGCgcatattttaacgtttttttagTGCAAATTAAAGTCGTTAATAAAAACTTTCTAAATGATGTAAGTACCGGGCCTTGCTTTTATCTAAATAGATGCTTATAAGACTATCCTGTTTGaaacagtaaatataaatatttatatcagtatgttaaattaattttaatcataaaaaatgaatgataaatattgtttaaaatgtattgtttcgGGTTTTTACTTTACAATACTATAAGTTAATGTTACATTagttgagaattttaaaattatattagttttttcgtTAGGAATACAGTCATGGTAGCACTGAGTTCTTGGATTAGAGGAAAACATACCTTATTAATATGGAGTTCGGCGATTGCTGTTTTAATATTCCGTTCAGAATTGGTTATTTatctaggtattattatactgatgGAGTTGTTATATAAGCGTCTTAAACTATTCAGGTAtgtgttatagttattatttcataattatcacttgatttaactaggtataagtttatataattatataaattttaaatttttatttgttaggggactaaaaattggatttttggCGGCAGCAACTGTTTTGAGTGCAAGTATTGTCGTTGACTCTATATTTTGGGGTCGTCCAGTTTGGCCTGAAGGAGAAGTATTGTGGTTTAATACAGTACTAAATAGAAGCAGTGAATGGGGTGTatccttttcaaaatatttaatgaaaaatacttaaaaaatttacaaatagaCAAAAGCAacaatttttagtattaaacaTCTTTAAAATGTTGCCATACAGATATTGAAAACAGTAGATagaataaattagtttaattcaTAATCATGTTTCAAAGCAGTCAATTTTCAGAtgtcataataaaaattttgatgCTTCATatctatgaataattaataatttttccaaacaatttttgtaaaaaaaaaataaaacggcttatacataatatatgcttttaatttattaaaatacttttgaaatttattataagttgacCATAACGGCataacatgaataataaatacaaaatatgtaagtacttgtattatattctaaataaataattgccaagttgcttaaaaaaataatttttattgagtaaaatcaatttaaatattaacttaaaaataataagttattacagtCGAACTTGGTTAACACAAAGTTGAAGGGACCGGCCAAACAGTTCAAGATATTGACAATTTCGAGTTTtgatgattataaatttaaggaaattgttatgttaatattgtttgtttatagttatgttttataatacatacatattattcttaattacataaaattagaCTACACCATTTTTATGGTACTTTTATTCAGCAATACCGCGGGGTGttgcattttctatatttttaataccctTTGGTGTGATATACGATGTTCGAGTAACGAGGCTTCTTATTCCAACATTGATGTTTGTATTGATTTATTCAATACTGCCACACAAGGAACTtcggtttattatttatgtatttccaGTTTTAAACGTATCAGCTGCTACCTGTTGCAATAGAGTGTATGtttgaatgttattattaaataattatccagtcaataaaataaaatcatttataaacttATCGTTTACAGATGGCGAACTAGATTTCGACCAAAAGGACTCAAGAATCTAATTGCTCTTGTATTCTGTGTTGgtcatatttttgcaaatttggcTTTTACAGTAATTCTATTGAGTGctgcaattaaaaattatccagGAGGCCATGCAATGACACTATTGCACACATTTGAATACAATCATCTAGATGCtaattatacaatacacattGACAATCTTGCTGCACAAACTGGAGTAACTCGATTTACACAACTCAGTGATCATTGGATGTAAGTAATACAATACACAGTAATGTTATCTTGATTTGTTCTTTGAGTTTTCAACTAATACCATGGTAGCTCTATAACTATGTTACTACAACTATTTGAATCAATTTCTTTTACTTTAAACCCTAAAaatcttaatacattttattcattataatatgaaaatcctaatgtttattgacatttatgacattttaaagtattttcatgtttttgtcctcgaaaaataaacaataatgtaaaaataattatattaatctaatttttttcactttatcaataggtatagtaaaaaagaaaatctGAAACCAGGATGTGAAGAGCTTATGTCGTTTACACATTTAATTGTTGGATCAAGTAGCCGAGATAATGAAGAAATGCTACATTACCGAAATACTCATGGTGTCATGTCTACTGTACCAGGATTTTctcatatttcatttaattataatacttttccaccgctcaaaataaaaactaaaacacaaatatttttgttgaaaaaaaaaattattaaatcaggtgttaagcaaaatataaagaaaattgttGAAGAATTCAAAAACGAACAAGATCCTGAGAAAAAGATTGATTTAAACTTAGATTTGTTAGACAAAAgcattaaaagaaataaaataagcaagagtaaataaatttagtttttgatataatacagATAAACTTTGGTGaactttatacaattatacatttataccataaATCTATGttagaataataatgaaaaatatataaaaattaaaattatctgttTCACTGAAGCTGTatcaattcaaataatttattttgttgttttgattttgttttttccaaCACGGAAGtagcaatgtttttttttctatggctTAATTTAAAAGGgatatttttagtatagttTCATAATGGTCTGTAAGACTGAAGTAAAATGacctatatgtttataaattaattgtgtaaGCAGCATTTAATGTACTGAATTCTTCTTTAATTTCTTGTCTAGTgctagaaaaatgtatacattgagatagattttttttagatcCAAGCCTGAGGGCTGAGACTTAAATTGATTGTTTGAGTTATACAATgattaactaattttaatttaaaatttattcaaattatattatttaaagtttgagTTGCATTAAATTCCtcttaagttaataaaaacaaaattatcaatgactattaaatatatgcattactattattgttaaatatttcatgtaactattatattatattatattatataatattgtatttattaatagacattgtacataatacacataatattacaattaaaaatagttatactgtcaatttttaaaacatgaatACTTAACGATTCCTGtggtttttgtaatttaaaattatgattttatgttaACAATTGCTTAAATTAATtgtgttgtatttattattttaatctattaattaatatttattaattatcttataattaattaatcattgagaagaatattttatttttgtaattgtttga from the Acyrthosiphon pisum isolate AL4f chromosome X, pea_aphid_22Mar2018_4r6ur, whole genome shotgun sequence genome contains:
- the LOC100160697 gene encoding probable Dol-P-Man:Man(7)GlcNAc(2)-PP-Dol alpha-1,6-mannosyltransferase is translated as MDKILYIVSATHLILCPFTKVEESFNIQAMHDILYSRTNLSQYDHLEFPGVVPRTFLGPLFISTLSFPFVSVLQYLHFNKMISQLLVRAVLSVVVVTSIKYFIKSIAKVFGNGVGNWFIILTASQYHLMFYSSRPLPNIMAFPLVMVALSSWIRGKHTLLIWSSAIAVLIFRSELVIYLGIIILMELLYKRLKLFRGLKIGFLAAATVLSASIVVDSIFWGRPVWPEGEVLWFNTVLNRSSEWGTTPFLWYFYSAIPRGVAFSIFLIPFGVIYDVRVTRLLIPTLMFVLIYSILPHKELRFIIYVFPVLNVSAATCCNRVWRTRFRPKGLKNLIALVFCVGHIFANLAFTVILLSAAIKNYPGGHAMTLLHTFEYNHLDANYTIHIDNLAAQTGVTRFTQLSDHWMYSKKENLKPGCEELMSFTHLIVGSSSRDNEEMLHYRNTHGVMSTVPGFSHISFNYNTFPPLKIKTKTQIFLLKKKIIKSGVKQNIKKIVEEFKNEQDPEKKIDLNLDLLDKSIKRNKISKSK